The [Eubacterium] siraeum genome contains a region encoding:
- the cas5c gene encoding type I-C CRISPR-associated protein Cas5c translates to MQNTGKSESTSPKIKEVRILSKTEHDNIVEFKVSGDLALFADVLTRPGGEKFSYPIPTYEALKGILMSVYWKPTIIWVIDECRVMNKVSMERKGIRPIKYGGGNDLSYYTYLKDVEYRVRAHFEWNDNRPELEKDRNENKHHNIAKRMIQRGGRRDIFLGTRECMGYVEPCSYDEGVSYYQGTEIPYGFMYHGITYADEAEREEDKGKLTVRFWRPVMKDGVIKFDHPNDIPESQKRHIRDMKIKPFDKDLDNFSGLEEFDFIGGGDDIELD, encoded by the coding sequence ATGCAAAATACGGGTAAAAGCGAAAGCACAAGCCCGAAAATAAAGGAGGTAAGAATTTTGAGCAAAACCGAACACGATAATATTGTCGAGTTCAAGGTGAGCGGAGATTTAGCACTGTTTGCAGACGTGCTGACACGTCCGGGCGGAGAAAAATTCAGTTATCCCATACCGACTTATGAGGCGCTGAAAGGCATACTCATGAGCGTATACTGGAAGCCGACTATCATATGGGTGATAGACGAGTGCAGGGTGATGAATAAGGTCTCTATGGAACGTAAGGGCATCCGTCCGATAAAATACGGCGGAGGCAACGACCTTTCGTATTACACCTATCTTAAAGATGTGGAGTACAGGGTAAGAGCGCACTTTGAATGGAATGACAACCGTCCGGAGCTTGAAAAAGACCGGAACGAAAACAAGCATCATAACATTGCAAAACGCATGATACAGCGTGGCGGTAGGCGTGATATTTTCCTCGGTACAAGAGAATGTATGGGGTATGTCGAGCCTTGCAGCTATGATGAAGGTGTAAGCTATTATCAGGGTACTGAAATTCCGTATGGCTTTATGTATCATGGCATTACTTATGCAGACGAAGCTGAGAGGGAAGAAGACAAGGGCAAACTTACCGTCAGATTCTGGCGGCCTGTTATGAAAGACGGGGTTATAAAGTTTGATCATCCGAATGATATACCCGAATCTCAGAAAAGGCATATCCGTGATATGAAAATAAAGCCGTTTGATAAAGATCTTGATAATTTCAGCGGACTTGAAGAATTCGACTTTATAGGCGGGGGTGATGATATTGAGTTGGACTGA
- the cas8c gene encoding type I-C CRISPR-associated protein Cas8c/Csd1, whose product MSWTDELMRAYDILNSTNDRNLLPLCHSTQNAQITIDINSDGTIPSIGFAEKVEKEDAVTIIPITEDSSSRGAGINPHPLADKLIYIAGDYPKYADVKKSDNSDYYNAYIENLKKWCESGSAPQEVKAVYTYLSKGTIIADLIDAGIFTLNEKGKLSDEKIANTDPADCFVRFSVDGKKLWKDESLYQAYIAYVCGDCATSDICYATGEHGGITYKHPSKIRNTGDKAKLFSTNDESGFSYRGRFADKTQATAISFDYSQKLHNALKCLIKKQGYIVDGLCILVWENNLEEIQKPFEGCSFDDDEDGYIPESNTGEINKTLTIASITGTKNKYKSDSKTLLIMFDSATTGRLSMTEYAEVATSDYLSNLEKWHRDTSWICYGKRRSFSVYEIAACAYGNEEGSVLKPGEKTKKDVYQRLIPYIVCGGRIPQDIVNQLFIRACRYNAFDNKSNNWQRVVNCACGMIRKRIIETKGECTMSLEKECCDRDYLYGRLLAVADYAEGSTYDDNENRPTNAKRLIEAFSNHPCETWKVLYLSLRPYLNRMNIGKRSYFERMINQITAMFPLDTYNDNSPLSSKFLHAYSCQMNDFFTKKTDDNKEEE is encoded by the coding sequence TTGAGTTGGACTGATGAATTGATGAGAGCATATGACATTCTGAATTCAACGAATGACCGGAATTTACTTCCGCTTTGTCATTCGACGCAGAATGCACAAATTACAATAGATATCAATTCAGATGGCACTATACCGTCAATAGGATTCGCAGAAAAAGTCGAAAAAGAAGATGCTGTTACAATAATTCCCATAACAGAGGATTCATCGTCCAGAGGAGCAGGTATCAATCCGCATCCGCTTGCAGATAAACTGATATATATTGCAGGCGATTATCCTAAGTATGCAGACGTCAAAAAAAGCGACAACAGCGATTATTATAATGCGTATATCGAAAATCTGAAAAAATGGTGTGAGTCAGGCTCTGCACCGCAGGAAGTAAAGGCTGTATACACTTATCTTTCCAAAGGCACTATAATTGCCGATCTGATTGACGCAGGGATATTCACTTTGAATGAAAAAGGCAAATTATCCGATGAAAAGATAGCCAATACCGATCCCGCAGATTGCTTTGTGAGATTCAGCGTTGACGGAAAAAAGCTATGGAAAGACGAGAGCTTGTATCAGGCGTATATAGCGTATGTCTGCGGCGATTGTGCAACTTCGGATATTTGCTATGCTACAGGCGAACATGGCGGTATAACATATAAGCATCCGTCTAAAATACGAAATACCGGCGATAAGGCAAAGCTGTTTTCCACAAACGATGAAAGCGGTTTTTCATATAGAGGAAGATTTGCGGATAAAACTCAGGCTACCGCAATCAGCTTTGACTACTCGCAGAAGTTACATAATGCGCTTAAATGCCTGATAAAAAAGCAAGGCTATATTGTAGACGGTCTGTGCATTCTGGTATGGGAAAATAATCTTGAAGAAATTCAAAAGCCTTTTGAGGGATGCAGTTTTGATGACGATGAAGATGGTTATATTCCTGAAAGCAACACCGGCGAAATAAACAAAACGCTTACGATAGCTTCTATTACGGGTACCAAAAACAAATACAAAAGCGATTCTAAAACTCTTTTGATTATGTTCGACAGTGCTACAACGGGAAGACTTTCAATGACGGAATATGCTGAGGTTGCAACCTCTGATTATCTTTCTAACCTTGAAAAATGGCATAGAGATACCTCGTGGATATGCTATGGTAAACGCCGTTCTTTTTCTGTATACGAAATTGCCGCCTGTGCTTATGGCAACGAAGAAGGAAGTGTGCTTAAGCCGGGCGAAAAAACAAAAAAAGATGTTTATCAGCGACTTATTCCGTATATCGTATGCGGCGGAAGAATACCGCAGGATATAGTAAACCAACTGTTCATCAGAGCTTGCAGATACAATGCCTTTGATAATAAAAGCAACAACTGGCAAAGAGTTGTTAACTGTGCCTGCGGTATGATACGAAAAAGAATTATCGAAACAAAAGGAGAGTGTACAATGTCACTTGAAAAAGAATGCTGCGACAGAGATTATCTGTACGGCAGACTGCTTGCAGTAGCAGATTATGCGGAAGGTTCAACGTATGACGATAACGAAAACCGACCGACTAACGCAAAGCGCTTGATTGAGGCATTTTCAAATCACCCGTGCGAAACGTGGAAGGTGCTTTATCTGAGTCTCAGACCGTATCTCAACAGAATGAATATCGGTAAGAGAAGTTATTTTGAGCGTATGATAAATCAGATCACAGCGATGTTCCCGTTGGATACCTACAACGATAATTCACCGTTGTCTTCGAAATTTCTGCACGCATACAGCTGTCAGATGAATGATTTTTTCACAAAGAAAACAGACGATAACAAGGAGGAAGAATAA
- the cas7c gene encoding type I-C CRISPR-associated protein Cas7/Csd2, protein MSTLANKVDFEVIISATDANPNGDPLSGNRPRINSKGLGEISDVCIKRKIRNRLQDMGERIFVQSDDKCDDGCDSLRARADSCDELKKASSGKNTNKDEYARIACEQWIDVRSFGQVFAFKGDAVSVGVRGPVSISIAKSVSPIEIISMQITKSVNGESGKNGKASDTMGTKNRVGFGLYVFKGSINCQLAEKTGFSDEDAEKIKKALVTLFENDCSSARPEGSMQVCRVYWWKHDGKTPKVSSAKIHNAVQIKEKAELKGNEPNSVADYDIILNNPEGAVQPEIIDNI, encoded by the coding sequence ATGAGCACATTAGCAAACAAGGTTGATTTTGAGGTTATTATCTCAGCAACGGACGCAAACCCCAACGGCGATCCTTTAAGCGGTAACCGCCCCAGAATAAATTCAAAGGGTCTGGGTGAGATTTCAGATGTATGCATCAAGCGTAAGATACGCAACAGACTTCAGGATATGGGCGAAAGAATATTCGTACAGAGTGATGACAAGTGTGATGACGGATGCGACAGCTTAAGAGCAAGAGCCGATTCTTGCGATGAACTCAAAAAAGCATCTTCAGGCAAGAATACCAACAAGGATGAATACGCAAGGATCGCTTGTGAACAGTGGATAGATGTCCGCAGCTTTGGTCAGGTTTTCGCCTTTAAAGGTGATGCGGTTTCTGTTGGCGTAAGAGGTCCGGTATCAATCAGCATCGCAAAGAGCGTATCTCCTATTGAAATAATCAGTATGCAGATAACAAAGAGCGTAAACGGAGAGAGCGGTAAGAACGGTAAAGCTTCTGATACTATGGGTACAAAAAACCGTGTTGGTTTTGGTCTGTATGTATTCAAGGGCAGTATTAACTGCCAGCTTGCTGAAAAAACAGGCTTCAGCGACGAAGATGCGGAAAAGATAAAAAAGGCACTTGTAACGTTGTTTGAGAACGATTGTTCTTCAGCACGCCCCGAAGGAAGCATGCAGGTGTGCAGAGTTTACTGGTGGAAGCATGACGGTAAAACACCTAAGGTATCTTCTGCAAAGATACATAATGCTGTTCAGATAAAGGAAAAGGCTGAGCTTAAAGGAAATGAACCTAATTCTGTAGCCGATTATGATATTATACTCAACAATCCCGAGGGTGCAGTACAGCCTGAGATAATTGACAATATTTAA
- the cas4 gene encoding CRISPR-associated protein Cas4 encodes MSYSEDEYLMISGIQHFVFCKRQWALLHIEQQWNENYLTVDGNILHRNAHDGDFTEMRRDVIVTRSMPVSSSEYGISGECDIVEFHRSKDGICLFGREGKYSVIPVEYKRGRPIDSDCNDLQLIAQAVCLEEMLCCSIPYGYMYYGQIRRRVKVEFTDELKVRLSSVLNEMHRLYKAHRTPVVKKNRCCNACSMNNLCLPSATSSSASEYIKNRLKGDSI; translated from the coding sequence ATGAGCTACAGTGAAGATGAATATCTGATGATTTCCGGCATACAGCATTTTGTGTTTTGCAAACGACAATGGGCATTATTGCACATTGAACAACAATGGAACGAAAACTACCTCACGGTTGACGGCAACATTCTTCATCGTAATGCACACGACGGAGATTTTACCGAAATGCGAAGGGATGTTATTGTTACCAGAAGTATGCCGGTTTCTTCATCGGAATACGGTATCAGCGGTGAATGCGATATAGTTGAATTCCATAGGTCAAAAGACGGAATATGTCTTTTTGGCAGAGAAGGGAAGTACAGCGTTATTCCCGTAGAATATAAAAGGGGAAGACCTATTGACAGCGACTGTAACGATCTTCAGCTTATCGCACAGGCTGTTTGCCTTGAGGAAATGCTGTGTTGCAGCATACCGTACGGATATATGTATTATGGGCAGATAAGGCGCAGGGTGAAAGTTGAGTTCACCGATGAATTAAAAGTAAGACTTTCGTCTGTGTTGAACGAAATGCACAGGCTGTATAAAGCACACCGTACACCTGTTGTGAAAAAGAACAGGTGTTGTAATGCTTGTTCGATGAACAATTTGTGTTTACCGTCGGCAACATCTTCGTCAGCATCGGAATATATTAAAAATCGCTTGAAAGGGGACAGTATATGA
- the cas1c gene encoding type I-C CRISPR-associated endonuclease Cas1c, which yields MRKLRNTLYVITPDKYLSLDGENIVMHSKDDTQTRLPLHNVEDIVIFGGRGASPALMNKCTEDNIGLTFMSRSGKFLARAEGAISGNVYLRREQFRIADDEARSLSVAKNFIIGKLFNSRYVIERAVRDHSLQVDVDKLKNRSDLLSQAIVKCQSVSDIDTLRGIEGESAQLYFSVFDEFILQQKDEFRFVTRSKRPPLDNVNALLSFSYSVATGMCTSALETVGLDPYVGFMHTDRPGRRSLALDLVEEFRAIMCDRFVISLINKRIINNGDFEKKEDGAVLLSEDGRKVFLTHWQNRKQDIVMHPFLKEKVEWGLLPYIQALLLSRYIRGDLDEYPMLLWR from the coding sequence ATGAGAAAGCTCAGAAATACGCTTTATGTAATCACGCCTGACAAATATCTGTCCCTTGACGGCGAAAATATAGTAATGCACAGCAAAGACGATACGCAAACACGTCTTCCTTTGCATAATGTCGAGGATATTGTGATATTCGGCGGCAGGGGAGCCAGTCCTGCATTGATGAATAAATGCACTGAAGATAATATCGGGCTTACATTTATGAGCCGCAGCGGAAAATTTCTTGCAAGAGCAGAGGGAGCAATCAGCGGAAATGTGTATCTGCGACGGGAACAGTTCAGAATAGCGGATGATGAGGCGAGAAGTCTTTCTGTAGCAAAGAATTTTATTATCGGAAAACTGTTTAACAGCCGCTATGTTATCGAAAGAGCAGTAAGAGATCATTCTTTACAAGTTGATGTTGATAAACTGAAAAACCGTTCCGACCTTCTTTCACAGGCGATAGTCAAGTGTCAGAGCGTTTCTGATATTGATACTTTGCGTGGAATCGAGGGAGAATCCGCACAGCTCTACTTTTCGGTTTTTGATGAATTTATACTTCAGCAGAAAGATGAGTTCCGTTTTGTAACAAGAAGTAAACGGCCGCCGCTTGATAACGTCAATGCTTTACTGTCTTTTTCGTATTCTGTTGCAACCGGTATGTGTACCTCTGCACTTGAAACCGTAGGGCTTGATCCTTACGTCGGGTTTATGCACACAGACCGCCCCGGCAGACGGTCGCTTGCGCTTGATCTTGTAGAAGAATTCCGAGCGATAATGTGCGACAGATTTGTTATAAGTCTTATCAACAAGCGCATTATAAATAACGGCGATTTTGAGAAGAAGGAAGATGGCGCAGTATTATTAAGCGAAGACGGCAGAAAGGTCTTTTTGACGCATTGGCAGAACAGAAAACAGGATATTGTTATGCATCCGTTTTTAAAGGAAAAGGTTGAATGGGGCCTGCTTCCTTATATACAGGCACTTCTGCTTTCAAGATATATCCGAGGCGATCTGGATGAATATCCTATGTTGCTCTGGAGGTAG
- the cas2 gene encoding CRISPR-associated endonuclease Cas2, whose protein sequence is MLLLITYDVNTETSAGKSRLRKVAKQCVNYGIRVQNSVFECVVDATQAHELKFKLKELIDTEKDSLRFYNLGDKYSNRIEHYGAKSAIKVEEPLIF, encoded by the coding sequence ATGCTTCTGTTAATAACTTATGATGTAAACACCGAAACATCGGCCGGGAAAAGTCGACTTAGGAAAGTTGCAAAACAATGTGTCAATTACGGTATCAGAGTTCAGAATTCGGTTTTTGAATGTGTTGTAGATGCAACTCAGGCACACGAACTGAAATTTAAACTCAAAGAACTTATTGATACAGAAAAAGACAGTCTTAGATTCTATAATCTTGGCGATAAATATTCAAATCGTATTGAGCATTACGGAGCTAAGTCCGCAATCAAGGTTGAAGAACCTTTGATTTTCTAG